One Thunnus thynnus chromosome 18, fThuThy2.1, whole genome shotgun sequence genomic region harbors:
- the LOC137169330 gene encoding salivary glue protein Sgs-3-like, translating into MKESQSSCFATVNFTTSHLAEMSKYPESFKCNVTDKNTGKVQLFAFSPQSSGEDTKRAAATKSTPMKTSSSSSSSSSSATTTTTTTTTTTTTTTTTTKLTKTKSTSIKSTTTNLPTTTSTPTMKSTTITMEKSTKSKMNQTAPKTTDTPTKQPDWAKFIIVAVGLASLLIIVLVIIRWKKTKGKKTQMDENIADPEDGVSYVSISFTKKTNSKARVGGDGDDEGDAVTYSTVKASSSSAGASTDPSNLYATVNKPHK; encoded by the exons ATGAAGGAGTCACAGTCTTCTTGCTTTGCCACTGTGAACTTTACAACTTCCCATCTTGCTGAGATGTCAAAGTATCCTGAGTCATTCAAGTGTAACgtgacagataaaaacactggaaaagtgCAGCTGTTTGCCTTCAGCCCTCAGTCTTCAG GTGAGGACACTAAAAGAGCCGcagcaacaaaatcaacaccaatgaaaacatcatcatcatcatcatcatcatcatcatcagcaacaacaacaacaacaacaacaacaacaacaacaacaacaacaacaacaacaacaaaattaacaaaaacaaaatcaacatcaataaaatcaacaacaacaaatttacCAACAACTACATCAACACCAACAATGaaatcaacaacaataacaatggaAAAGAGCACAAAGTCAAAGATGAACCAAACAGCACCTAAAACCACTGATACTCCAACAAAACAACCAG ATTGGGCAAAGTTCATCATCGTGGCTGTGGGTTTAGCATCACTCTTAATAATTGTTTTGGTGATCATCAGATGGAAGAAAACTAAAG ggAAGAAAACACAGATGGATGAAAACATT GCTGATCCTGAAGATGGTGTTTCCTACGTCTCCATCAGCTTCACCAAGAAGACCAACAGTAAAGCCCGG gttggtggtgatggtgatgatgaaggtgatgcAGTGACCTACAGCACTGTGAaagcttcctcttcttctgctggaGCCTCCACTGATCCCAGTAACCTCTACGCTACTGTCAACAAACCCCACAAATAA